In a genomic window of Acidimicrobiales bacterium:
- a CDS encoding AAA family ATPase — MSDDGSSVDVSPAVAETHSGVVFLLGDRAYKLKKPLDLGFLDFTTREARQAVCRREVELNRRLAPDVYLGVADVTGTSGELCDHLVVMRRMPSSRRLSTLVTAGVDVDDQVDAVARTMASFHGRAERCPAADAAAAAAAAAGRWAANTAVLRKEAGRLVPAEDVERVDALAARYLAGRSELFEQRVLAGRACDGHGDLLADDIFCLDDGPRILDCIEFDDELRYGDGLADVAFLAMDLEHLGRPDLGTRLLEVYRAAAGDEWPASLAHHHIAYRAQVRAKVATIRAGQGGEGAGEEAERRLTLARRHLEAARVRLVLVGGLPGTGKSTLAAGIGRALGAVVLRTDEVRKELAGLPATQPAGAAYGEGIYRAEHTAAAYREALARAGSALRSGETVVLDASWSQARHRGWARETGAGTNSDVVELRCDAPVEVTSARLLARARQGGDASDADPAIGAAMASDRDPWPEATTVDTAADPRAALDLALAAVSSLQ, encoded by the coding sequence GTGAGCGACGACGGGTCCTCTGTCGACGTCTCGCCCGCGGTCGCCGAGACCCACTCCGGGGTCGTCTTCCTGCTCGGCGACCGGGCCTACAAGCTCAAGAAACCGCTCGACCTCGGATTCCTCGACTTCACGACCCGTGAGGCCCGCCAGGCTGTCTGTCGCCGAGAGGTCGAGCTGAACCGGCGTCTGGCCCCCGACGTGTACCTGGGGGTGGCCGACGTCACGGGCACGTCGGGCGAGCTCTGCGACCACCTGGTGGTGATGCGTCGCATGCCGTCCAGCCGTCGCCTGTCGACGCTCGTGACGGCCGGGGTCGATGTGGACGACCAGGTCGATGCCGTGGCACGGACGATGGCGTCGTTCCACGGTCGGGCCGAACGGTGTCCAGCTGCCGATGCCGCGGCCGCAGCGGCGGCGGCGGCCGGCCGCTGGGCGGCGAACACTGCGGTGCTGCGGAAGGAGGCTGGCCGCCTGGTCCCCGCGGAAGACGTCGAGCGGGTGGACGCCCTCGCGGCGAGGTACCTCGCCGGCCGGAGTGAGCTGTTCGAGCAACGGGTCCTGGCCGGTCGGGCGTGCGACGGCCACGGCGACCTGCTGGCCGACGACATCTTCTGCCTCGACGACGGCCCGCGGATCCTCGACTGCATCGAGTTCGACGACGAGCTCCGGTACGGCGATGGCCTCGCCGATGTCGCCTTCCTGGCCATGGACCTCGAGCACCTCGGTCGGCCGGACCTCGGTACGCGCCTCCTCGAGGTGTATCGGGCCGCCGCCGGTGACGAGTGGCCGGCGTCGCTCGCTCACCACCACATCGCCTACCGGGCACAGGTCCGCGCCAAGGTGGCGACGATCCGGGCCGGCCAGGGTGGCGAGGGCGCGGGGGAGGAGGCAGAGCGGCGCCTGACCCTGGCGCGTCGACACCTCGAGGCGGCCCGAGTGCGACTCGTCCTGGTCGGTGGCCTGCCGGGCACCGGCAAGTCAACCCTTGCTGCCGGGATCGGGCGTGCCCTCGGCGCCGTGGTGCTGCGGACCGACGAGGTCAGAAAGGAGCTCGCCGGCCTGCCCGCTACCCAGCCCGCCGGCGCCGCTTACGGCGAGGGGATCTACCGGGCCGAGCACACCGCCGCGGCGTACCGGGAGGCGCTGGCCCGTGCCGGCTCGGCCCTACGCTCCGGCGAGACCGTGGTGCTCGACGCGTCGTGGTCGCAGGCGCGCCACCGCGGGTGGGCGCGGGAGACGGGCGCCGGCACGAACAGCGACGTCGTCGAGCTGCGCTGTGACGCCCCGGTCGAGGTGACCTCCGCCCGCCTCCTGGCGAGGGCCCGGCAGGGAGGCGACGCCTCCGATGCCGATCCAGCCATCGGGGCGGCGATGGCATCGGACCGCGACCCGTGGCCGGAGGCGACGACGGTGGACACCGCCGCCGATCCCCGAGCGGCGCTCGACCTCGCCCTGGCCGCCGTCTCCTCGTTGCAGTAG
- a CDS encoding universal stress protein, which produces MTTLLVFLVLWFATGVVLALAMRRRGHSLVPWLGLGLGFGPFAIALAVDAAHGEGQYGVQLVASPGAMGGGRVDVLVGCDGSTHSEAALRRVVDMLDDRIGRLTLAAVIDYDAAGGGPQWESENLGARRSLERAMSQSPMPVTEAIVLNGRVADALTGYAIDNGYDLLVAGARGAGLSKALLGSVAAKLSRAVSVPILLVAEPSAPVGTDGVAAHAS; this is translated from the coding sequence ATGACGACGCTCCTGGTCTTCCTCGTGCTCTGGTTCGCCACCGGCGTCGTCCTGGCGCTGGCCATGCGCCGCCGCGGCCACAGCCTGGTCCCGTGGCTCGGCCTCGGCCTCGGCTTCGGCCCCTTCGCGATCGCGCTCGCCGTCGATGCCGCCCACGGCGAAGGCCAGTACGGAGTCCAGCTGGTCGCATCTCCGGGGGCGATGGGTGGCGGAAGGGTCGACGTCCTGGTGGGCTGCGACGGCTCGACCCACAGCGAGGCAGCCCTGCGCCGGGTGGTCGACATGCTCGACGACCGCATCGGCCGGCTCACCCTCGCCGCGGTGATCGACTACGACGCCGCCGGCGGCGGTCCCCAGTGGGAGTCCGAGAACCTCGGGGCCCGACGCTCGCTCGAGCGGGCGATGAGCCAGTCCCCGATGCCGGTCACGGAGGCGATCGTCCTCAACGGGCGGGTGGCCGACGCCCTCACCGGCTACGCCATCGACAACGGCTACGACCTGCTCGTGGCCGGGGCCAGGGGCGCCGGGCTCTCCAAGGCGCTGCTCGGCAGCGTGGCGGCGAAGCTCTCCCGTGCCGTCAGCGTCCCGATCCTCCTCGTGGCCGAGCCGTCGGCACCCGTGGGGACCGACGGCGTCGCTGCGCACGCCTCCTGA
- a CDS encoding universal stress protein: MISGFLVPLDGSTRAEAALGPAGALARRRGVKVELLTVVPSDDDRQALEEYLSEVGERTSLPLAGREVVVGGDPAEVILQRAEGVPGTIVCMGTHGHGMVRRLFLGTVSEVVVRGADRHVLLVGPRCAERLTFGRVTACLDGSSLAERVLAPAAEWAEALGVPLWLVQATGGEMPTSRGDLVESAYLQRTARQVEAEGKVDVEWDVLHGTDPATVITDHVSGSPGSLVALTTHGRSGIQRAVLGSVAMQVAHDATSPLLVLHPRD, translated from the coding sequence ATGATCAGCGGATTCCTCGTCCCACTCGACGGCTCCACGCGAGCCGAGGCCGCGCTCGGTCCGGCCGGTGCGCTGGCCCGACGGCGAGGCGTCAAGGTCGAGCTGTTGACGGTGGTCCCGTCAGATGACGACCGTCAGGCACTCGAGGAGTACCTGAGCGAGGTGGGGGAGCGCACGTCCCTGCCGTTGGCGGGGAGGGAGGTGGTGGTCGGTGGCGACCCCGCCGAGGTGATCCTGCAGCGCGCTGAGGGGGTGCCGGGAACGATCGTCTGCATGGGGACCCACGGGCACGGCATGGTCCGACGTCTCTTCCTGGGCACCGTGAGCGAAGTGGTGGTGCGGGGGGCCGATCGGCACGTGCTGCTGGTGGGGCCCCGTTGCGCCGAGCGCCTCACCTTCGGCCGGGTGACGGCTTGCCTCGACGGCTCATCCCTCGCCGAGCGGGTGCTGGCGCCCGCCGCCGAGTGGGCCGAAGCCCTCGGTGTTCCCCTGTGGCTGGTCCAGGCGACCGGCGGTGAGATGCCCACCAGCCGGGGGGACCTCGTGGAGAGCGCCTACCTCCAGCGCACTGCCCGGCAGGTGGAGGCCGAGGGCAAGGTTGACGTCGAGTGGGACGTGCTGCACGGGACCGACCCCGCAACGGTGATCACGGACCACGTGTCGGGGTCGCCCGGCTCGCTCGTCGCGCTGACCACCCACGGTCGCTCCGGCATCCAGCGCGCCGTGCTGGGCAGTGTGGCCATGCAGGTGGCCCACGACGCGACCTCACCCCTCCTCGTGCTCCACCCACGGGACTGA
- a CDS encoding pyridoxamine 5'-phosphate oxidase family protein → MDLDRNSLTVLERDECLRLLAGARLGRIGLTSGALPVVLPVNFFLDVDRILVRTGYGTKLEAASRNTVVAFEVDDFDPFDHSGWSVVVTGMARVIDDPAELEDLATTPIPRWAPGDDERIIAISTEMVTGRRLGV, encoded by the coding sequence GTGGACCTCGACCGGAACAGCCTCACGGTGCTCGAGCGCGACGAGTGCCTGCGCCTGCTCGCCGGAGCCCGCCTCGGGCGCATCGGCCTCACCTCGGGTGCACTGCCGGTCGTCCTCCCCGTGAACTTCTTCCTCGACGTCGACCGGATCCTCGTGCGGACCGGCTACGGCACCAAGCTCGAAGCCGCCTCCAGGAACACCGTCGTCGCCTTCGAGGTCGACGACTTCGATCCCTTCGACCACTCGGGTTGGAGCGTCGTCGTCACCGGCATGGCACGGGTCATCGACGACCCGGCCGAGCTGGAGGACCTGGCGACGACACCGATCCCGCGCTGGGCCCCGGGCGACGACGAACGCATCATCGCCATCTCGACCGAGATGGTCACCGGGCGACGGCTCGGCGTCTGA
- a CDS encoding cytochrome P450: MTTTDPTPSWADDYDIFDPRYVSDPFPIWDELRQECPVPHTERWGGSWMPTRYEDVSAVAHDTDHFSSREVLVTPPPEYDGGEGEEMMLALGGDVSAPPITSDPPEHQWARRLILPMFAPKAVEKYEPITRDLCRSLVEEMLPAGRGDAAVGYSQQIPVRIIAKMLGIPDSMSDTFTTWVRGALEIGATDPAVRQQAFKEIITYLFEELGKRKEHPGDDIISELLAAEVDGEPVPDFHILGTGMLILIAGIDTTWSAIGSALWHLATHPEDRRRLVAEPEIMPLAVEELLRAYSPVTMARVVKQDAEVNGCPMKEGERVLLSFPSANRDPEVFERADEVILDRAKNRHIAFGAGIHRCAGSNLARMELRVAIEEWLRVVPEFSLEEGREVTWAGGQVRGPRSLPVVFS; this comes from the coding sequence GTGACCACGACCGATCCGACGCCCAGCTGGGCCGACGACTACGACATCTTCGATCCGCGCTACGTCTCCGACCCGTTCCCGATCTGGGACGAGCTCCGCCAGGAGTGTCCGGTGCCGCACACCGAGCGCTGGGGTGGGTCCTGGATGCCGACCCGCTACGAGGACGTCTCCGCCGTGGCCCACGACACAGACCACTTCTCCTCGCGGGAGGTCCTGGTGACGCCGCCGCCCGAGTACGACGGGGGCGAGGGTGAGGAGATGATGCTGGCGCTCGGCGGCGACGTGTCCGCCCCGCCGATCACCTCCGACCCGCCCGAGCACCAGTGGGCCCGGCGCCTCATCCTGCCGATGTTCGCCCCCAAGGCGGTCGAGAAGTACGAGCCGATCACCCGGGACCTGTGTCGCAGCCTGGTGGAGGAGATGCTCCCGGCCGGCCGGGGCGACGCGGCGGTCGGGTACTCGCAGCAGATCCCGGTCCGGATCATCGCCAAGATGCTCGGCATCCCCGACTCCATGTCGGACACCTTCACCACCTGGGTGCGGGGAGCGCTCGAGATCGGTGCCACCGACCCCGCAGTGCGCCAGCAGGCGTTCAAGGAGATCATCACCTACCTCTTCGAGGAGCTCGGCAAGCGCAAGGAGCACCCTGGCGACGACATCATCTCCGAGCTGCTCGCCGCCGAGGTCGACGGCGAGCCCGTGCCCGACTTCCACATCCTCGGCACCGGCATGCTCATCTTGATCGCCGGGATCGACACGACCTGGTCGGCCATCGGTTCGGCCCTGTGGCACCTCGCCACACACCCCGAGGACCGCCGTCGCCTGGTTGCCGAGCCCGAGATCATGCCGCTCGCGGTCGAGGAGCTGCTGCGGGCGTACTCGCCGGTCACCATGGCCCGCGTCGTCAAGCAGGACGCCGAGGTCAACGGCTGCCCGATGAAGGAGGGCGAGCGGGTGCTCCTGTCGTTCCCCTCGGCCAACCGCGACCCGGAGGTCTTCGAGCGGGCCGACGAGGTCATCCTCGACCGGGCCAAGAACCGTCACATCGCCTTCGGCGCCGGCATCCACCGCTGTGCAGGCTCGAACCTCGCCCGCATGGAGCTCCGGGTGGCCATCGAGGAGTGGCTCCGCGTGGTCCCCGAGTTCTCCCTCGAGGAGGGCCGGGAGGTCACCTGGGCCGGCGGCCAGGTGCGCGGCCCCCGCTCCCTCCCGGTGGTGTTCTCATGA
- a CDS encoding ferredoxin — protein sequence MKVRVIDDKCQGHGRCYSLAPDLFESDDIGNAVVRGDGTVAPGREDDARLAADNCPEFAIEIDES from the coding sequence ATGAAGGTGCGCGTGATCGACGACAAGTGCCAGGGCCACGGCCGTTGCTACTCGCTCGCCCCCGACCTGTTCGAGAGCGACGACATCGGCAACGCCGTGGTCCGCGGCGACGGCACCGTCGCCCCGGGCAGGGAGGACGACGCCCGCCTCGCAGCCGACAACTGCCCCGAGTTCGCCATCGAGATCGACGAGTCCTGA
- a CDS encoding EAL domain-containing protein, producing the protein MGDLSEELRARVDLTSDVPAPGRLGQIARRLESRLLQRLPAAVVLVDDQGVVVYWNDEAGRMYGRPAADALGRPVVELDIGPSGTPEAAAIVRTVFRTGRWEGDYEARRVDGSVVPVHATLERIDDDEIDFHGVVGASVDISERRQLEQHLAFQALHDELTGLPNRRIFVEHLENALSRSAGTGRRTAVMFIDLDDFRSINERMGHEVGDEVLRAAGALISAVLRAGDIVARFGGDEFVVCYNDLEDAAEAYAASERILKVLSAPFRVDGVELVVSATVGVALSQGDSRAEGLVRNADSAMCAAKLEGKGRVELFDHAVQEESRRWHGRVVELKRAITGGEIEAHFQPEIALDTGEIVGFEALARWAHPAEGMVQPDDFIATAEESGLISAITEVVMAAACQLVTACLELAPERFLTVAVNVSPRQLSDPDLPGLVRSAIEAADIPAGRICLEVTESALANANADAAAAALRQLKGIGVQIAIDDFGTGYSSLSRLHRFPLDYLKIDRSFIAGMTHRPEDGVIASAVLGLAHTLGLQTIAEGIEDEEQVRRLVAMGCKIGQGYLWSRPLPLPEAIALITGGQSPAPSNEAETTPWPVAGAEEVADATDDVTTVLAQMAHEMAGPLTVITGHAELITSVDDAELHALSGAAILRAARRATAALDHVRDVAALDAGTLRISQAPVGIREVVDDAQASLELPDGLVAVDLPDATVDGDADRLVSVFANLFSNALKHTPAGTAVRVHGTVGPETLSVHVVDDGPGVPAELSGLIFRKFGRAHRRTKGTGLGLYLARGIVRAHGGELSHRPAPGGGSDFVVELPLSRHDR; encoded by the coding sequence GTGGGTGACCTGTCCGAAGAGCTCCGGGCCCGGGTGGACCTCACCTCCGACGTCCCGGCACCCGGTCGTCTCGGCCAGATCGCCCGCCGCCTCGAGAGCCGGCTCCTGCAGCGGCTCCCCGCCGCCGTGGTCCTCGTCGACGACCAAGGCGTCGTCGTCTACTGGAACGACGAGGCCGGACGGATGTACGGGCGTCCTGCGGCCGATGCGCTCGGCCGGCCCGTCGTCGAGCTCGACATCGGCCCCAGCGGGACCCCCGAGGCGGCAGCCATCGTGCGCACCGTGTTCAGGACCGGTCGGTGGGAGGGCGACTACGAGGCGCGCCGCGTCGACGGGTCCGTCGTGCCGGTGCACGCCACCCTCGAACGCATCGACGACGACGAGATCGACTTCCACGGCGTCGTCGGCGCGTCGGTGGACATCAGTGAGCGCCGCCAGCTCGAGCAGCACCTGGCCTTCCAGGCGCTGCACGATGAGCTGACGGGTCTGCCCAACCGTCGGATCTTCGTCGAGCACCTCGAGAACGCCCTCTCCCGGAGCGCCGGCACAGGCCGCCGGACGGCGGTGATGTTCATCGACCTCGACGACTTCCGATCCATCAACGAGCGGATGGGCCACGAGGTCGGCGACGAGGTCCTCCGTGCCGCGGGCGCTCTCATCTCCGCGGTCCTGCGCGCGGGCGACATCGTGGCCCGCTTCGGTGGGGACGAGTTCGTCGTCTGCTACAACGACCTCGAGGATGCCGCCGAGGCCTACGCCGCCAGCGAGCGGATCCTGAAGGTGCTGTCAGCGCCGTTCCGGGTCGACGGGGTCGAGCTCGTGGTGTCGGCCACCGTGGGCGTCGCCCTCTCCCAGGGCGATTCGCGAGCCGAGGGGCTCGTCCGCAACGCCGATTCTGCCATGTGCGCGGCCAAGCTCGAAGGCAAGGGGCGGGTCGAGCTCTTCGACCACGCCGTGCAGGAGGAGTCCCGGCGCTGGCACGGCCGGGTCGTGGAGCTCAAGCGTGCCATCACCGGCGGCGAGATCGAGGCCCACTTCCAGCCGGAGATCGCTCTCGACACCGGGGAGATCGTGGGCTTCGAGGCCCTCGCCCGTTGGGCCCACCCGGCGGAGGGCATGGTGCAGCCCGACGACTTCATCGCCACCGCCGAGGAGAGCGGTCTCATCAGCGCGATCACCGAGGTGGTCATGGCAGCTGCGTGTCAGCTGGTGACGGCCTGCCTCGAGCTCGCCCCGGAGCGCTTCCTCACCGTCGCCGTGAACGTCTCGCCACGCCAGCTCTCCGATCCGGACCTCCCCGGACTCGTGCGCTCGGCCATCGAGGCGGCCGACATCCCGGCGGGGAGGATCTGCCTGGAGGTGACGGAGTCGGCCCTCGCCAACGCCAACGCCGACGCCGCCGCCGCTGCCCTCCGGCAGCTCAAGGGGATCGGCGTGCAGATCGCCATCGACGACTTCGGGACCGGATACTCCTCCCTGAGCCGGCTCCACCGCTTCCCGCTCGACTACCTGAAGATCGACCGGAGCTTCATCGCCGGGATGACCCACCGCCCCGAGGACGGGGTGATCGCCTCAGCGGTCCTCGGGCTGGCCCACACCTTGGGGCTCCAGACGATCGCCGAGGGGATCGAGGACGAGGAGCAGGTCCGCCGGCTCGTCGCCATGGGCTGCAAAATCGGCCAGGGCTACCTCTGGAGCCGGCCGCTACCGCTGCCCGAGGCCATTGCGCTGATCACGGGTGGCCAGTCGCCCGCCCCGTCGAACGAGGCCGAAACCACCCCATGGCCGGTGGCGGGGGCGGAGGAGGTGGCCGACGCCACCGATGACGTAACGACCGTCCTCGCCCAGATGGCCCACGAGATGGCCGGACCGCTGACCGTCATCACCGGTCACGCTGAGCTGATCACCTCCGTGGACGACGCCGAGCTGCACGCGCTGTCGGGCGCCGCCATCCTGCGTGCCGCCCGGCGGGCGACGGCCGCACTCGACCACGTGCGCGACGTCGCCGCGCTCGATGCGGGGACGCTGCGGATCAGCCAAGCACCCGTGGGGATCCGCGAGGTGGTCGACGACGCCCAGGCCTCGCTGGAGCTGCCCGACGGCCTGGTTGCGGTCGACCTTCCTGATGCCACCGTCGACGGTGACGCCGACCGCTTGGTCTCGGTGTTCGCCAACCTCTTCTCCAACGCGCTCAAGCACACGCCGGCGGGTACGGCGGTGCGGGTCCACGGCACCGTCGGGCCGGAGACCCTCAGCGTGCACGTGGTCGACGACGGGCCCGGTGTCCCGGCCGAGCTCAGCGGCCTGATCTTCCGGAAGTTCGGCCGGGCCCACCGGCGGACCAAGGGGACCGGCCTCGGGCTCTACCTCGCCCGGGGCATCGTTCGGGCCCACGGTGGCGAGCTCTCGCACCGCCCTGCACCCGGTGGAGGTTCCGACTTCGTGGTGGAGCTCCCGCTCTCGCGCCACGATCGCTGA